The following is a genomic window from Carassius gibelio isolate Cgi1373 ecotype wild population from Czech Republic chromosome B20, carGib1.2-hapl.c, whole genome shotgun sequence.
CTGGCATTTtaaaaagcaacatttcaaaTGGCAGCTCCAGTAAACTATTTCCCTGAAAATAGTAACCTCTTTATTCAGAACCTCTTGAATCGAAAACTCAAGAGAAAAGCACTTTAAAACCAATATTCTGTGAGTTTGTGTCTTTTGTCACTTTGGCCAGTTTAATGTGTGCTTGTTGAAAAGTGTAAGTTTTTTTTCATATGAAAAGCTCTCACTGACCCCATAATGGTTTACCCCATAGTTTGCAAAGATTGTTATTGGTTAATCCGTTTAAAGTGCTAACCAGTGTAACTTTATTTGTTGCTTACGTTTACAAATCATTTCAGTTCCATGTACCAGCCAAACAAACCTACTATCACTGCAAGATTATGAGAGCACCAACATTTGATCGGAAAAAGCACATTTATCGTGTAAGTGAGTCAATGAACTTAACCTATCCAGCGGTCTGTCAGTCATTTTCATCTCTGACTTTTATTACTTCCAGATGGAGCCACTGCTCACAAACGCTCATGTTGTGCATCATATGTTGTTGTACCGCTGCCCTCCGAGCGTGACCAAGCCATTCGAGGAGGAGTGTTATGTTGGGGTGGATCCAAAGTGTAGCGAGGCCGTGGCTGTGTGGGGAATGGGCGGAGGGGTTCGTTTCACCCATCTCAATTTTTATGTGAAAACCACAAGGTTTAAGCCATCAATTACCTGAATAAATCATTAACCGCTGTGAACCCATCATTGAATCAGGACTAGGATCAGTTTAAGTGAATCATTCAGAGCAGTTTTCTGAACCGGTTCACTTTAAAGATCCACCTCATGAGGATTATTCATTTTCATCTATTAGCAATGATTCTTTATTAGGCCTACTGATTTTGTCACACTTTGAGGTaatcattttcaaattatttttcaagGCTTTTGAACTTCCTGAAGTAGCAGGACTACCAATTGGAGGAAGAGTTGGGAATCTATTCTACAAGCTTGAAGTGCATTACAACAACCCCCAAAAAACTGCTGGTCAGTCTGCAGTTGTTTACAACGTGAAATACCACAATGTGACACTAAATATAATACTACTCCGCACAGGTCAAGTTGATAATTCAGGTATGCGTCTCTTTTACACCTCTGAACTCCGTCAGCACGATGCAGGTGTTCTGACCACAGGGCTTGCGGTGCTCCCTGGGTACGCCATCCCACCCAAAGCCAAATCCTTCCTCACATACGGCCTGTGTGACACTGCTTATATTCCAGAGGTTTGTATGTTTATCTACTCACACTCTCGAACAGATTTAGCAGATGATCCTGTGTTCTGTGCTCTACAGGTTCTGAAGAAGCCAACTGATCTTCAGGTTTTCTCTGCAGGGCTGCACACACACTTAGCTGGACGGAAGGTCAAAGTCGGACACTTCAGGTAAATGGTTTTTAACCAATGACTGACTTCAGGAAATTATTAGATCTAATAACCTGGTGTGtgagggttttttttattttttttatttattaattacttacTTGGCAAATTCTTATCCTCTTCAGAGAAGGTAAACAGATCGATTTCCTAGTTGTGGATGAAAACTATAGTTTTGAATATCAACACGCAATCAATTTTGGTAAAACTAAGACCGTCAAGTTGGTAAGTGGCAAAAGTTCTCAGGGATTTcaagtattgtgtgtgtgtgtgtgtgtgtgtgtatgtgtgtgtgtgtgtgtatatatatatatattatacacacaaaaTCAGTGAAGTTAAAGAACATGTTGGTGTTTCAGGGTGACAAATTGCTGGTGGAGTGCACCTATAATACTGAAAACCGCAACAAACCCACATGGGTTAGTACTGTACCTTTACACACAGGCTCATCCTTCAAATTTAACTGACTTTCATTAGTAAAATCcagattatatataaaaaaaaaaatcttagtgtGGTGGGTGCACAAATTTTCATACACAATGTGtgtgggtatttttttttttttttttttttttttttttctaaaacgtAAAAAAAGTGAAACTCCCTCTTTCTGCCTGCAGGGGGGGCTCTCAACTACAGATGAGATGTGTTTGGCCTTCCTTCTATACTATCCAGTTATGAATCTGAGCAGCTGTACCAGCCTCCCAAATCTAACTACTTTAATGACTAAAATGGGAGCAAAAGATCAAGCGTAATCtcaattactttttcttttatttttatttttaaatccttatgacaatgttttttttttaaatcccttttAGTGCTTGGCTCAATATGATGTCCAGTAAGAATTGGAATGACATGTCCATCAATCAATACCAACAAACACTGAAGAGAATCGACCAGCTCGTCATGGTCAAGGACTCAAATGTAAGTGTTCACACCTCCTCCACAATCTCAAGCTTGAACCGCTTCTATTCTGACCACAGCTGCGTTTACCTGATACTATTTTCCATGTTTATTTCCAGAACAACGTATCCAACCACACCGGGCTGATTCCTGACCTCAAAGCCATCCCGTCTGCACCCTGCGTGAGCGGCAGAGCCACCAGGAGTCTTGCTTTGCcatcagggccgtagctggggtttgccTGTTTGAGATCTTTCCCGCCCTGTTTGAAATCATGTTAActgcacaaataaatgaatgGGGGGGGGGAATTGAAacagttttttgtttctttttttcaggtTTGTAGGTGTTCAGGTACAGAAAGCAAACAAATGTCATATCATTGCATAGTCTTCACTATCAATTAAAGGCATTAATTTGTAAACCTGTCAAGTCCCTTTTCACCTCCCTAGACGATGGCCCTGTTTGCCAACACTGCTCCTATATTTAGCAGTGACGCAACCTATTTTTTTTCATTGCCTGATTAAATGTCACACATTTTAATGGAACAAACTCCTGGGTCATATGAACAGTCTTGAAAGCAATCTGGAAACAAAACTTAAGCAAActatacttaaagggggggtgaaatgctatttcatgcatactgagttttttacactgttaaagagttggattcccatgctaaacctggacaaagtttcaaaaattaagttgtacgtttgaaggagtatttttgttcccaaaatacaagtttcggaaagttttttttgtgtatggctctgtgtgacgttagatggagtggaatttccttatatgggtcctaagggcacgtctgccggaagagcgcacgctcccgtatagcaaggCTGAGCACAGAcgtttcactgatcagagcgagagcgtcgcgaaaagtcacaataagtgtgtttttggttgccaagacaaccctgcacagattaccaaaaaaaaaaaaacgcattaagggaccagtggatggagtttatttttacagagcatcaacggagttgtgtttgtgtttgttccctgcatttcgaagatgcttgttttacaaacgagACCCAGTTTGACttcggatttgcgtatcgtttatttcttaaggatgatgcaatcccaacgaaaaagggtcatgatcgtctgttggaacctgtttttttttttttataaagctcaTAAGTCTGATAAGCAAGGTGGTGTGCTGTGAATGGCcaaatgcctcaagtgtgtgacaaatgttacgcccctcaccatactgtggtGCGGTGTGTCCCGGCTCGACAAGACGAAAcctttaaaacccattacaaatgaggcatttgttgcatccagtggggatatAAGTGATTATGTGaccgtccttcagatgagacgttaaaccgaggtcctgactctctgtggtcattaaaaatcccagaatATCTTTCGAAAAGAATAGAGGtatgacctcggcatcctggctaaatttgcccattggcAGCTGACCATCACGGCCTCCTAACAaaccccatatctgctgattggcttcatcactctgtctcctctccaccagtaagctggtgtgtggtgggcgttctggtgcaatatggctgccgtcacatcatccaggtggatgctgcacactggtggtcgatgaggagataccccctaaAGCGCTTTGAGGGCCTAGAAaagttaatattatttttattatgacttGTACAATCTTTTTACACATTGcattcctcttttggaaggccaaacaaaataGCTTCACTTTTACAAGGAAAAAGCGTCTCCACAACATAACGCCAGCGCCCACAGAGATAATAAAAGTTAagcctttctttgcatgaacatttggccAGCATTATGCAAagcttcccacatcgtgacagaCATTTGGGGGTGTGATAGAATGAGATGTTTTAATAGGGTATGGTTGacttttataaatatatctttaGATTTGAGAatttaatctttgcaactttacagatcttctttatgcactaaGGTATTGTAACacaccaaagagaaaggaaaactgaaaatgcatcatatgacccctttaaaggaattgttcactttaaaaataaaattcagtcattatttagatcttttacatttacatgttgTTACAATTTAACATTATCTACATTTACATCATCTGCTGCTGTACAGCATTCCTCCAACTGTGACGGAGGCATTTGAAGCGGAGTGTTATACTGGGGTGGAGTGGATGATGAGTGTATGGAGACCAGGGCTGAGTGGGGAGTTGGCGGAGGGGTTAGTCTCACCTGTGACTAGGGTTTTAAGGCATTTTTAATCTGAGTGCAGAGTGAGTTCAAATCAAGAATTGGATCACATTGATTCTTAAGCAAATCATTcagactagttttctaaactgaTTCAGCTAGTTGATTATAAGATCTGcctcaaattaaataattatttttcaactTTTATCAACAACGTACCTTAATTGTTTTCATACTATACATATCCTACATGtaaacttaattaaataaaattactggTTGAACCTTTAGgtacctttttaattatttttattttaaaggcttTTGAATTTCCTGGTAGCAGGACTTCCAGTTGTACATATGCATATTTTagtatataattttaatagtaaaaccCTAATAGGGTGTCAAATTGATGGTGAAGTGCACTTCTAATACTGCATCCTTTTGAAACATTAATGCAAAATAGAACTGATGTAACTGTTGTTCTTTCACTGTCTGAATAAATGCCAATAATTTTAAGAGGGAAAAACTCATGGCTCACAGCGACAGAAAAATGAGCaagctatatatgtgtgtgctttcTACAATatgaaaaactttaaataaatttagaTTAAACAAATTGGCTTGACAGTATTCAGAATATTTccttgaattaaaatgtttttagaaaatcgcaataataataaaatagtttttatttaaaaatacaaaatacagatttCATTCATAGAGAAGATAAATATAGACTACAGTGTTTATGGCATGCATACCTGTATGTCAACAGGTAAAATGATTGACGTGTGCATATAGCACTCTCTAATGAAAAGAGACACTGcagactaaataaaataaaataaaaaacaaaataaaatatagctgcaagcagcaattacggggccaagcactacagaagcaagctttaTTTTCAGGATTAATTTAGTCAAAatggcagggtttcatattttattgaagcacccctgggccctgccattggctagcggacccccacctgctgtaagcattccattgactcccattcattttggcgtcactttgacagcgaataactttacatctgaggcatttaaagactccatttgtccattcattatttttaaagaaacacgaaaatgtataaaaggctccattaccttgtatcttacgttatggcccCATAGaggcagtttttgtaaaaataagctaacgattgcgtcataacctgcgactctctgacacacagtagagaaattaccgtatggacaggaggagaagctcgcaggcaatcttttactgtctatgaggctatcggggggacgtggaggcataaagtcaagggagataatcaGAATacttgctcctgttcacgctcgccttctctgcaagattcggtgggtgattcagatttctcttggcacagcaaTTAGAAGACTTACAAATGTCAGACAgtttgctcacgtgacatctatgtcatcaagttcagtttgagtctgcgcagtacgctcgaccccaaGTGCATGATTCCACTTGACTTCgtttgtctccgttgaatccaacggggtcgctgtgtccatttcttttactgtctatgcaaagcacacacaaagtttggtgtctaTCTgacaaagcattgcagagatacagcctgaattgttattttggcattgtgccttcGTTGTTATTCTACACAAAAACGTGTTTTCTATCAACACAAAATCCATACATTTTGAGCCAagtttggtgaaaattggacaaactgtctaggaggagtttgaaaaagtaggttttcaacatgtaTCAAAATGGCAGACAAGAAGTTCGGCCGACTAtggcaaaataaaatgtatctatgCTCTTGGCGTAACCCAAGGAATATTTTGAGTCCAGTTTAATTACAGTAGCTTAATGTAATGAAAAGTTCTTAGAATTTATGGAAAATTAATACTTATtggttaataaatggtttattacttTTCACCAATAGGTGGAATTTTGTTACCAAAATTAATATGACATGGTCAGTGTttgaatatttcatttcattctctaACCCATAGATCTGTGTACTAGTGTTACTCTATACTGGTTTGAAAACGTTTCCAACAGATAAAatcatgatttattattatttatttatttatttattttttgccttacGAATATTGCATCATGTCAGCAATAACATGACCtagggtctcatttataaaactctcagTAGATTTCATCCTAGAATTTTACTAAATTCAAAAGCTAGAATTTGCATACGCCCACAAGTTTTCAGATTTATTAAACTATGCATACGCCAGAAACTGcacaaaaatgtctttataaattcCAGTCAAGGAATTCTCTACCTCGTCCCCTCCCCgaaatcaccatatatggagcttacaaTGGCTAGAAGTTTTACTttgcataacctcatctgcataccATTTCCATGCGAATTCCCATGCAAGTGACACAAAGACAGTAAGGAAATAGTATCCTTGCtatgttttagaataaatatatgaaaatatccataaaacaAAATGGTTCTCAGATATATTTTAGATGATCTCATTCTTTTACATTGGCCAAAtagtatttcagttattttaaaatcaaattaaatttatgccGTTATGCTGATAAGATAAACATATTTTAGCTATTTAAGTGGAAACAGATAAGcccatatttattgcagtgtattGTCTGATTTGGTGTGTCActgacaaagtattttaaaaaggaaaaatgtaGTTTACTGTTTTCTCTTATGTCCTTCGAATATAGTGGATTTTTTCATACTGTAATGTTGTAGAATGTATATACTATTGTAGAGATGACATTACACGACATTAAAACCTCTGTGCAGCTGCAGTTGTACAGTAATCCAGCAATGTCCGCCATAATATCGCATGGTTTATAATGTCCGTACAGCACTTCCTTATTTACACCGTTTACTTTTTATAAATCACGATATGTGCATGGAAAATTGCGTACACATATATTATGCCCATTTTGTGCATACGCaatatttataaatgagacccctgggATTTTTTGATTACTGTCAGTTCAGGGACCAGCAATCAGTGTTGCAAGATATtgcaatgaaaacaaataaaaacggtaaaataaatagttatttgaaataaagttaTTTCAAATACTTTGCAAATAAGATAAGATACATTTACCTGTCGCTTGACCTAATCTACAACTTTTCACTTTGACTTTCTAAAGTACTAAATTAAGTGGAATAGACGAGTCCAAAGACGCTTATAGCAGCTGCATCTGGCAACACAACGGAGGCTGCGCCTGCGCACTCACTCAAGCATCGTTCACTCTGCCAGTGTCTGCCTGCAATCATTTTTATACCACGGACGCGAAACATTCTTTGCAAGTTGTCTAAACATGCGGACACTCATATAAATAGCAAATTCGTCATTCAGAAAACAAACTTTATTGCTGAACATGAAAAATTTCCTGAGGTCCAGACCTCTGTGATCTCATGGCTATGTTCATGGGTGTGGTTGGTCTCTGGCGATACTCACGGCCAGTCCATCTACTACTCAGCCAATCATTGGCCCCCTCCCTGGTCGGACCCCGGGGCTTCAGCCCCACCTAGCCCTATTATTAATAAGCTGCATATTTCTACAGGGTTATCTCCAACCCCTTAAGAAAATATAGCCAGAAAAAGCAACATCCTTCAGATTGTTAATAATCAAACTAGCCTAAAATATGTGAGGATGATGAGATACGTGCATAAGTCATTCAAAAGTcaaatatagaacaaatgtaaGTGATTGGTAAACCACCTTTAAATGTTATCTCTAATGGTAATGCATGGAATTCATGGAATTAGTCAATCTATTTCACAGCCAATCAAATCACGAGGCCCTCTCTTTGCTCATGACCCCGGGGCTTCAACCCTGCCTAGCCCAACTGTTAATGTGGCCCTGGTCCTGACCTCTGCTCATTTGCCTTGATGCGAAGATACTGAAAGGGCAAAAAAAATTAGCTTATGTAACATCATTAACCAGTCTATCTTTGGCATAGTTATAATGAACTAGTAAATACCACTATTCTGTACTTACTGTTCACTTCAGccctaaaataaatgtttgataaaaagtgtttttgaatGCTTGTTCATGAAGCTGATCGTATCTCTCTCTTAGCCAATAATACTGGAAAATCAGGTGATGAGGAACCTGATTCACCAGACCAGAATGAGAGGAGGATAATTGAGATCAGGTGAGGGGGGTTACAGACAGCTTAAATAGGGCTGTTAAAGTGCAGTTTCATGTCACTGCCTTCTCAAACTCCTTACAAAGACACTGTTTGTCAGATTTTGGAAACATGGTCACGTTATCTCTTGTTCTGCTTCTGCTTTCAGTCCAGTGGTCCTGGGCTCAGGAAGACCCTCTTCTGCCTTTCTCTGAATATCTGGACCCCAACCACAAGGTGCATCTGAAGTGGGGATTTGATGAGATCCAGGGCACAATCTTGTTCGAGCTCATGGTCAGCACCAGCGGCTGGGTCGGTTTTGGCTTCAGCCCCAACGGAGGAATGATTGGAGCCGATATGGTCATTGGAGGAGTTGGACCCCAAGGCAGTTACTTCACGGTAAAAACTGATAACTGTCAAAGCCACTTAAAGTGAAATTACAACTAATTATGTTCTTATGatattttgttctttgtttttgaCTTGCGTTCTTAATTTCAGTTTAGTTATATTTTATCTTAAATTTGGGTTTTAGTTGTTCACATCCTCAGGATTGAGATCGATAACTGTCACTTTACGGTCGAGTcacaaattgttttttattttattttttatatttaattctttatattatttgtattcataTCTGGTATATATGTACCTCTAATATGCTGTGTTTTGAACTATTGATTGTCAAAGTGTTTGATAGCCCAGTTTAACTGCACTGGGATCTGTATATCTATACAGTATGTACAACATAAAACATACCTACTTAATCATAAAGCAAACATACttaatttctgtttttctgtactCAGGACCGTCATGCTCTGGCATTTTCAATGCCTTTGGTTGACGAGCAACAGAACTACAAACTCCTGTCTCTGACTGAGTCTAATGGGAAAACAGTCATGAAGTTTCAGAGGTCCATCAGCTCTTGTGATAAAAATGATTTACCAATCACTGTGAGTttaatcattgtttttgttttttaattatattaattacaaagaaaaagtatttaacaatatttaactGCAGTGTGCATGTGGCCAAAGAGCATCTCCTTTCAAGTAAAGACATTACGTATAAGTGCTTTTATTGCATTTTCAGGATCTCCCCATTAAGCTGATCTATGCGTACGGATTGACTGATGAAATCAAGTACCACAGCAACCGAAGAGGGACAAAGGAGCTAAACCTGTTGAAGTACATGCCTCAGGTCAAGTCTCCAGACAGCAACTTTTTTGACATAACTATGGACAATGTAAGAAAAACTTGTActtcgttttttttattattctgtctgttaacctgtcattttaaaagtaacaattaaaaCAGCAGCTAAATATTTCGGAGAAAACCGTAACCtcttttgaaaaattaaaatattctgtaacagtttaaatgtattttgtcacttttggtcaatttaatgttttcttgttaaaaggtatacatttatttgtattaatttataacaaatataatggtTTATCTCATAGTTTGCAAAGATTGTTATTGGTTAATCCATTTAAAGTGCTAACAAGTGTAACTTTACATGTTGCttacatttacaaatcattttcAGCTCAATTTACCAGCCAAACAAACCTACTATCACTGCAAGATCATGAAAGCCCCAACATTTGATCGGAAAAAGCACATTTATCGCGTGAGTCTTTCTTTGAACATAGCACAAATGATCCTGAACTATCTGTCAATCATCTTCATCTCTGACTTTTATTACTTCCAGATTGAGCCACTGATCACAAACATTGACGTCGTGCATCATCTTGTGCTGTACCGCTGCCCTCCGAGCGTGACCAAGCCATCCGAGGAGGAGTGTTATGTTGGGTTGGATACAAAGTGTATAGAGGCCGTGGCTTTGTGGGGAATTGGCGGAGGGGTTAGTCTCACTGACTTAGGTTGAAAGAATTGACTCTTAAGTGAATCATTCCAAGCAGATTTCTgaactgattcactgaaaagatccACCTCGTGAGGATGATTCATTTTCAACTTTTATTATCAATAATACTTTATTAGGCCTACTGAAATTGTAACACTTTGTTAATGAGGTTAACAATaaaattttcaattaaatttacatttttcaaggcTTTTGAATTACCTGAAGTGGCA
Proteins encoded in this region:
- the LOC127983771 gene encoding DBH-like monooxygenase protein 2 homolog; the protein is MVTLSLVLILLSVQWSWAQEDPLLPFSEYLDPNHKVHLKWGFDKVKGTILFKLTVSTSGWVGFGFSPNGGMIGADMVIGGVGPQGSYFTDRHAVAFSKPLVDEQQNYKLLSLTESNGKTVMKFQRSISSCDKNDLPITDLPMKLIYAYGLTDEIKYHSNRRGTKELNLLKYMPQVKSPNSKHFDVTMDNFHVPAKQTYYHCKIMRAPTFDRKKHIYRMEPLLTNAHVVHHMLLYRCPPSVTKPFEEECYVGVDPKCSEAVAVWGMGGGAFELPEVAGLPIGGRVGNLFYKLEVHYNNPQKTAGQVDNSGMRLFYTSELRQHDAGVLTTGLAVLPGYAIPPKAKSFLTYGLCDTAYIPEVLKKPTDLQVFSAGLHTHLAGRKVKVGHFREGKQIDFLVVDENYSFEYQHAINFGKTKTVKLGDKLLVECTYNTENRNKPTWGGLSTTDEMCLAFLLYYPVMNLSSCTSLPNLTTLMTKMGAKDQAAWLNMMSSKNWNDMSINQYQQTLKRIDQLVMVKDSNNNVSNHTGLIPDLKAIPSAPCVSGRATRSLALPSGP